In Myotis daubentonii chromosome 10, mMyoDau2.1, whole genome shotgun sequence, one genomic interval encodes:
- the GGCT gene encoding gamma-glutamylcyclotransferase isoform X1 encodes MRNQTPVAAGLSISESKRKVDRGRWVWPISRGDWHRWDRQPIRRALAPESPGPHFPPFSVTPGAAAAELGSSGAALLSRPLLRPLLRTRGAWPVMASSGCEDLRGQEEESFLYFAYGSNLLTERIQLRNPSAAFCCVARLQDFKLDFGNFQGKTSETWHGGIATIFQSPGDEVWGVVWKMNKSNLSSLDKQEGVNSGTYAPMEINVYTQEGKKITCRSYQMRNYESAPPSPQYKKVICMGAKENGLPLEYQKKLNAIEPNDYRGKVSEEIEDIIKSKETNTH; translated from the exons ATGAGGAACCAGACCCCGGTCGCCGCCGGACTGAGCATTTCCGAGTCCAAGAGGAAAGTGGATCGCGGGCGGTgggtctggccaatcagcaggggcGACTGGCATCGTTGGGACCGACAGCCAATCAGAAGAGCGCTCGCTCCCGAATCGCCCGGCCCACACTTCCCACCTTTCTCCGTAACTCCGGGGGCGGCGGCCGCTGAACTGGGGTCGTCCGGGGCCGCGCTGCTGTCGCGTCCTCTCCTCCGACCCCTGCTGCGGACGCGGGGCGCCTGGCCGGTCATGGCGAGCTCGGGCTGCGAGGACTtgcggggccaggaggaggagagctTTCTGTACTTCGCCTATGGCAGCAACCTGCTGACCGAGCGGATCCAACTCCGAAACCCCTCGGCCGCGTTCTGCTGCGTGGCCCGCCTGCAG GATTTTAAGCTTGACTTTGGCAATTTCCAAGGCAAAACAAGTGAAACTTGGCATGGAGGTATAGCCACCATTTTTCAAAGTCCTGGCGATGAAGTGTGGGGAGTAGTATGGAAAATGAACAAAAGCAATTTAAGTTCTCTGGATAA GCAAGAAGGGGTTAATAGTGGAACATATGCCCCAATGGAAATTAATGTTTACactcaagaaggaaaaaaaataacctgtCGAAGTTACCAGATGAGAAATTATGAGAGCGCTCCCCCTTCACCCCAGTATAAAAAG GTCATTTGCATGGGCGCCAAAGAGAATGGTTTGCCCCTGGAGTATCAAAAGAAGTTAAATGCAATAGAGCCAAATGACTACAGAGGAAAGGTCTCGGAAGAAATTGAAGACATTATCAAAAGCAAGGAAACAAACACTCATTAG
- the GGCT gene encoding gamma-glutamylcyclotransferase isoform X2, translating to MRNQTPVAAGLSISESKRKVDRGRWVWPISRGDWHRWDRQPIRRALAPESPGPHFPPFSVTPGAAAAELGSSGAALLSRPLLRPLLRTRGAWPVMASSGCEDLRGQEEESFLYFAYGSNLLTERIQLRNPSAAFCCVARLQDFKLDFGNFQGKTSETWHGGIATIFQSPGDEVWGVVWKMNKSNLSSLDKSFAWAPKRMVCPWSIKRS from the exons ATGAGGAACCAGACCCCGGTCGCCGCCGGACTGAGCATTTCCGAGTCCAAGAGGAAAGTGGATCGCGGGCGGTgggtctggccaatcagcaggggcGACTGGCATCGTTGGGACCGACAGCCAATCAGAAGAGCGCTCGCTCCCGAATCGCCCGGCCCACACTTCCCACCTTTCTCCGTAACTCCGGGGGCGGCGGCCGCTGAACTGGGGTCGTCCGGGGCCGCGCTGCTGTCGCGTCCTCTCCTCCGACCCCTGCTGCGGACGCGGGGCGCCTGGCCGGTCATGGCGAGCTCGGGCTGCGAGGACTtgcggggccaggaggaggagagctTTCTGTACTTCGCCTATGGCAGCAACCTGCTGACCGAGCGGATCCAACTCCGAAACCCCTCGGCCGCGTTCTGCTGCGTGGCCCGCCTGCAG GATTTTAAGCTTGACTTTGGCAATTTCCAAGGCAAAACAAGTGAAACTTGGCATGGAGGTATAGCCACCATTTTTCAAAGTCCTGGCGATGAAGTGTGGGGAGTAGTATGGAAAATGAACAAAAGCAATTTAAGTTCTCTGGATAA GTCATTTGCATGGGCGCCAAAGAGAATGGTTTGCCCCTGGAGTATCAAAAGAAGTTAA
- the LOC132243096 gene encoding ER membrane protein complex subunit 5-like, with amino-acid sequence MVPSLWKGLVGVGLFALAHAAFSAAQHRSYMRLTEKEDDSLPIDIVLQILLAFAVTCYGIVHIAGEFKDMDATSELKNKTFDTLRNHPSFYVFNHRGRVLFQPSDTANSSNQDASSFNTSLKLRKLESLHR; translated from the coding sequence ATGGTGCCCTCGCTGTGGAAGGGGCTGGTGGGCGTCGGCCTCTTCGCTCTAGCCCACGCAGCCTTCTCCGCTGCGCAGCATCGTTCTTACATGCGGTTGACAGAAAAGGAAGACGATTCCCTGCCGATAGATATAGTTCTTCAGATACTTCTGGCTTTTGCAGTTACCTGTTATGGCATAGTTCATATTGCAGGGGAGTTTAAAGACATGGATGCTACTTCAGAACTAAAAAATAAGACATTCGACACTTTAAGGAATCACCCATCGTTTTACGTCTTCAATCATCGTGGTAGAGTCCTGTTCCAGCCTTCGGATACAGCAAATTCTTCGAACCAAGATGCGTCGTCTTTTAACACATCCTTGAAGTTACGAAAACTTGAATCACTGCATCGTTGA